In Juglans microcarpa x Juglans regia isolate MS1-56 chromosome 7D, Jm3101_v1.0, whole genome shotgun sequence, the following are encoded in one genomic region:
- the LOC121239311 gene encoding auxin response factor 4 isoform X2: MEIDLNYAVTEVEKNAYCNGDCGKGGCVCCLSSSTSSCSSISFTAPVSSSIYLELWHACAGPLTSLPKKGNVVVYFPQGHLEQAASASPFSPMEMPTFDLQPQIFCRVVNVQLLANRENDEVYTQVTLLPRPELVGKNLNGKELRELGVDEDGAGGSPTKSTAHMFCKTLTASDTSTHGGFSVPRRAAEDCFPALDYKQQRPSQELVAKDLHGVEWRFRHIYRGQPRRHLLTTGWSIFVSQKNLVSGDAVLFLRGENGELRLGIRRAARPRNGLPDSIVGNENSLSKVLSRVANAISTKSMFHVFYSPRATHAEFVISYQKYVKSITNPGTIGTRFKMRFEMDDSPERRCSGVVTGMSDLDSYRWPNSRWRCLMVRWDEDIASGHQDRVSPWEIDPSVSLPPLSIQSSPRLKKLRTSLQETAPANPVTGGGGFLDFEESVRSPKVLQGQENVGFVSPFYGCDTVNRPLDFETHSPVYQNRVSTAIGKSHIGEFLKAHPATFTGFAESDRFPKVLQGQEICPLRSLTRKSEFNLDAWGKLNPGCNSFNLYQEPKPNFYPLQTESLPSIYFPYNDIYQVGQNPRTRSYATNLPRENVSFNTSSTQTGVVTNEFGLRKLSNEHRPAENVSAAPTLGVTMRNTIDEKFNANVTGCKLFGFSLTGETPKSQVSGKRSCTKVHKQGSLVGRAIDLSRLNGYGDLLNELERLFSMEGLLQDPDKGWRILYTDSENDVMVVGDDPWHEFCNVVSKIHIYTQEEVEKMTIGMISDDTQSCLEQAPVVMEASKSSSVGQPDSSPTVIRV, encoded by the exons ATGGAAATTGATCTGAACTATGCAGTGACTGAGGTGGAGAAGAATGCATATTGTAATGGGGACTGTGGCAAGGGTGGTTGTGTCTGTTGTTTGTCCtcttcaacttcttcatgttCCTCAATTTCGTTTACAGCACCCGTGTCCTCTTCAATTTATCTGGAGCTCTGGCATGCTTGTGCTGGACCTCTCACCTCTCTGCCCAAGAAAGGAAATGTGGTTGTCTACTTCCCTCAAGGTCACTTAGAACAGGCTGCCTCAGCCTCTCCTTTCTCACCCATGGAGATGCCAACCTTTGATCTTCAACCACAGATCTTCTGCAGGGTTGTAAATGTCCAACTACTT GCTAACAGGGAGAATGACGAGGTCTATACACAAGTTACTTTGCTCCCTCGGCCAGAG TTGGTGGGAAAAAACTTAAATGGAAAAGAGCTTCGAGAGTTGGGGGTGGATGAGGATGGAGCTGGAGGATCACCTACAAAGTCTACTGCTCACATGTTCTGCAAAACCCTTACCGCTTCTGATACCAGCACCCACGGGGGGTTTTCCGTTCCTCGTAGAGCTGCTGAAGACTGTTTTCCTGCTCTG GATTACAAGCAGCAGAGGCCCTCTCAAGAGCTTGTTGCTAAAGACCTGCACGGGGTGGAGTGGCGGTTTCGACATATTTATAGAG GTCAGCCAAGGCGGCATCTGCTCACTACAGGATGGAGTATTTTTGTAAGCCAAAAGAATCTTGTTTCGGGGGATGCGGTTCTCTTTTTAAG GGGTGAAAATGGAGAGCTGAGGTTGGGAATTAGAAGAGCTGCACGGCCTCGAAATGGTCTTCCTGATTCAATTGTTGGAAATGAGAATTCTCTCTCAAAAGTGCTTTCTCGAGTAGCCAATGCAATATCCACAAAGAGCATGTTTCATGTTTTCTACAGTCCAAG GGCAACTCATGCAGAGTTTGTAATATCCTACCAAAAGTATGTCAAAAGCATCACCAATCCAGGGACAATTGGGACAAGATTCAAAATGAGATTTGAAATGGATGACTCGCCTGAAAGAAG GTGTAGTGGTGTCGTCACTGGAATGAGTGACTTGGATTCCTACAGATGGCCCAACTCCAGATGGAGATGTTTGATG GTCAGATGGGATGAAGATATTGCAAGTGGTCATCAAGATCGAGTTTCCCCGTGGGAAATTGATCCTTCTGTATCTCTCCCACCCTTGAGCATTCAGTCATCCCCACGGCTTAAAAAACTGAGGACAAGTCTGCAGGAAACTGCACCTGCCAACCCTGTCACTG GTGGGGGTGGGTTTTTGGACTTTGAGGAGTCTGTAAGATCCCCTAAGGTCTTGCAAGGTCAAGAAAATGTAGGTTTCGTATCACCCTTCTATGGATGTGATACTGTAAACCGCCCCTTGGATTTTGAGACGCATTCTCCTGTGTATCAAAATCGAGTATCAACTGCTATAGGAAAGTCACATATTGGAGAGTTTTTGAAGGCTCATCCTGCCACTTTTACAGGCTTTGCGGAATCTGACAGATTTCCAAAGGTCTTGCAAGGTCAAGAAATATGCCCATTGAGATCATTGACAAGAAAATCCGAATTCAATTTAGATGCTTGGGGAAAACTGAATCCtggttgcaattctttcaatcTGTATCAAGAACCAAAACCTAATTTCTACCCCCTGCAAACAGAGAGCCTTCCAAGCATATATTTTCCTTATAATGACATCTACCAAGTCGGTCAAAATCCCAGAACACGATCTTATGCAACTAATTTACCAAGAGAAAATGTCTCCTTCAACACATCTTCCACTCAGACAGGGGTCGTGACGAATGAATTTGGGCTGCGAAAGCTATCAAATGAGCATAGGCCAGCAGAAAATGTGTCTGCTGCCCCTACTTTAGGGGTAACTATGAGGAATACAATAGATGAGAAGTTTAATGCGAATGTCACTGGCTGTAAACTTTTTGGGTTTTCCTTGACGGGAGAAACTCCAAAGTCACAAGTTTCTGGTAAGAGGAGTTGTACTAAG GTTCATAAGCAAGGCAGCTTAGTAGGAAGAGCCATCGATCTCTCCCGACTGAATGGATATGGTGACCTGCTGAATGAACTAGAGCGGCTGTTTAGCATGGAAGGCCTTCTACAAGATCCTGATAAAGGATGGCGGATCTTGTACACCGACAGTGAGAATGACGTAATGGTCGTTGGGGATGACCCATGGCA TGAGTTCTGTAATGTGGTGTCCAAGATCCATATATATACCCAAGAAGAAGTCGAGAAGATGACCATAGGAATGATCAGTGATGATACTCAGAGCTGTTTGGAACAGGCACCAGTGGTAATGGAAGCGTCAAAGTCCTCATCAGTGGGTCAGCCAGATTCCTCTCCAACAGTGATTAGGGTTTAA
- the LOC121239311 gene encoding auxin response factor 4 isoform X1 has protein sequence MEIDLNYAVTEVEKNAYCNGDCGKGGCVCCLSSSTSSCSSISFTAPVSSSIYLELWHACAGPLTSLPKKGNVVVYFPQGHLEQAASASPFSPMEMPTFDLQPQIFCRVVNVQLLANRENDEVYTQVTLLPRPELVGKNLNGKELRELGVDEDGAGGSPTKSTAHMFCKTLTASDTSTHGGFSVPRRAAEDCFPALDYKQQRPSQELVAKDLHGVEWRFRHIYRGQPRRHLLTTGWSIFVSQKNLVSGDAVLFLRGENGELRLGIRRAARPRNGLPDSIVGNENSLSKVLSRVANAISTKSMFHVFYSPRATHAEFVISYQKYVKSITNPGTIGTRFKMRFEMDDSPERRCSGVVTGMSDLDSYRWPNSRWRCLMVRWDEDIASGHQDRVSPWEIDPSVSLPPLSIQSSPRLKKLRTSLQETAPANPVTAGGGGFLDFEESVRSPKVLQGQENVGFVSPFYGCDTVNRPLDFETHSPVYQNRVSTAIGKSHIGEFLKAHPATFTGFAESDRFPKVLQGQEICPLRSLTRKSEFNLDAWGKLNPGCNSFNLYQEPKPNFYPLQTESLPSIYFPYNDIYQVGQNPRTRSYATNLPRENVSFNTSSTQTGVVTNEFGLRKLSNEHRPAENVSAAPTLGVTMRNTIDEKFNANVTGCKLFGFSLTGETPKSQVSGKRSCTKVHKQGSLVGRAIDLSRLNGYGDLLNELERLFSMEGLLQDPDKGWRILYTDSENDVMVVGDDPWHEFCNVVSKIHIYTQEEVEKMTIGMISDDTQSCLEQAPVVMEASKSSSVGQPDSSPTVIRV, from the exons ATGGAAATTGATCTGAACTATGCAGTGACTGAGGTGGAGAAGAATGCATATTGTAATGGGGACTGTGGCAAGGGTGGTTGTGTCTGTTGTTTGTCCtcttcaacttcttcatgttCCTCAATTTCGTTTACAGCACCCGTGTCCTCTTCAATTTATCTGGAGCTCTGGCATGCTTGTGCTGGACCTCTCACCTCTCTGCCCAAGAAAGGAAATGTGGTTGTCTACTTCCCTCAAGGTCACTTAGAACAGGCTGCCTCAGCCTCTCCTTTCTCACCCATGGAGATGCCAACCTTTGATCTTCAACCACAGATCTTCTGCAGGGTTGTAAATGTCCAACTACTT GCTAACAGGGAGAATGACGAGGTCTATACACAAGTTACTTTGCTCCCTCGGCCAGAG TTGGTGGGAAAAAACTTAAATGGAAAAGAGCTTCGAGAGTTGGGGGTGGATGAGGATGGAGCTGGAGGATCACCTACAAAGTCTACTGCTCACATGTTCTGCAAAACCCTTACCGCTTCTGATACCAGCACCCACGGGGGGTTTTCCGTTCCTCGTAGAGCTGCTGAAGACTGTTTTCCTGCTCTG GATTACAAGCAGCAGAGGCCCTCTCAAGAGCTTGTTGCTAAAGACCTGCACGGGGTGGAGTGGCGGTTTCGACATATTTATAGAG GTCAGCCAAGGCGGCATCTGCTCACTACAGGATGGAGTATTTTTGTAAGCCAAAAGAATCTTGTTTCGGGGGATGCGGTTCTCTTTTTAAG GGGTGAAAATGGAGAGCTGAGGTTGGGAATTAGAAGAGCTGCACGGCCTCGAAATGGTCTTCCTGATTCAATTGTTGGAAATGAGAATTCTCTCTCAAAAGTGCTTTCTCGAGTAGCCAATGCAATATCCACAAAGAGCATGTTTCATGTTTTCTACAGTCCAAG GGCAACTCATGCAGAGTTTGTAATATCCTACCAAAAGTATGTCAAAAGCATCACCAATCCAGGGACAATTGGGACAAGATTCAAAATGAGATTTGAAATGGATGACTCGCCTGAAAGAAG GTGTAGTGGTGTCGTCACTGGAATGAGTGACTTGGATTCCTACAGATGGCCCAACTCCAGATGGAGATGTTTGATG GTCAGATGGGATGAAGATATTGCAAGTGGTCATCAAGATCGAGTTTCCCCGTGGGAAATTGATCCTTCTGTATCTCTCCCACCCTTGAGCATTCAGTCATCCCCACGGCTTAAAAAACTGAGGACAAGTCTGCAGGAAACTGCACCTGCCAACCCTGTCACTG CAGGTGGGGGTGGGTTTTTGGACTTTGAGGAGTCTGTAAGATCCCCTAAGGTCTTGCAAGGTCAAGAAAATGTAGGTTTCGTATCACCCTTCTATGGATGTGATACTGTAAACCGCCCCTTGGATTTTGAGACGCATTCTCCTGTGTATCAAAATCGAGTATCAACTGCTATAGGAAAGTCACATATTGGAGAGTTTTTGAAGGCTCATCCTGCCACTTTTACAGGCTTTGCGGAATCTGACAGATTTCCAAAGGTCTTGCAAGGTCAAGAAATATGCCCATTGAGATCATTGACAAGAAAATCCGAATTCAATTTAGATGCTTGGGGAAAACTGAATCCtggttgcaattctttcaatcTGTATCAAGAACCAAAACCTAATTTCTACCCCCTGCAAACAGAGAGCCTTCCAAGCATATATTTTCCTTATAATGACATCTACCAAGTCGGTCAAAATCCCAGAACACGATCTTATGCAACTAATTTACCAAGAGAAAATGTCTCCTTCAACACATCTTCCACTCAGACAGGGGTCGTGACGAATGAATTTGGGCTGCGAAAGCTATCAAATGAGCATAGGCCAGCAGAAAATGTGTCTGCTGCCCCTACTTTAGGGGTAACTATGAGGAATACAATAGATGAGAAGTTTAATGCGAATGTCACTGGCTGTAAACTTTTTGGGTTTTCCTTGACGGGAGAAACTCCAAAGTCACAAGTTTCTGGTAAGAGGAGTTGTACTAAG GTTCATAAGCAAGGCAGCTTAGTAGGAAGAGCCATCGATCTCTCCCGACTGAATGGATATGGTGACCTGCTGAATGAACTAGAGCGGCTGTTTAGCATGGAAGGCCTTCTACAAGATCCTGATAAAGGATGGCGGATCTTGTACACCGACAGTGAGAATGACGTAATGGTCGTTGGGGATGACCCATGGCA TGAGTTCTGTAATGTGGTGTCCAAGATCCATATATATACCCAAGAAGAAGTCGAGAAGATGACCATAGGAATGATCAGTGATGATACTCAGAGCTGTTTGGAACAGGCACCAGTGGTAATGGAAGCGTCAAAGTCCTCATCAGTGGGTCAGCCAGATTCCTCTCCAACAGTGATTAGGGTTTAA
- the LOC121239311 gene encoding auxin response factor 4 isoform X3 has translation MEIDLNYAVTEVEKNAYCNGDCGKGGCVCCLSSSTSSCSSISFTAPVSSSIYLELWHACAGPLTSLPKKGNVVVYFPQGHLEQAASASPFSPMEMPTFDLQPQIFCRVVNVQLLANRENDEVYTQVTLLPRPELVGKNLNGKELRELGVDEDGAGGSPTKSTAHMFCKTLTASDTSTHGGFSVPRRAAEDCFPALDYKQQRPSQELVAKDLHGVEWRFRHIYRGQPRRHLLTTGWSIFVSQKNLVSGDAVLFLRGENGELRLGIRRAARPRNGLPDSIVGNENSLSKVLSRVANAISTKSMFHVFYSPRATHAEFVISYQKYVKSITNPGTIGTRFKMRFEMDDSPERRCSGVVTGMSDLDSYRWPNSRWRCLMVRWDEDIASGHQDRVSPWEIDPSVSLPPLSIQSSPRLKKLRTSLQETAPANPVTAGGGGFLDFEESVRSPKVLQGQENVGFVSPFYGCDTVNRPLDFETHSPVYQNRVSTAIGKSHIGEFLKAHPATFTGFAESDRFPKVLQGQEICPLRSLTRKSEFNLDAWGKLNPGCNSFNLYQEPKPNFYPLQTESLPSIYFPYNDIYQVGQNPRTRSYATNLPRENVSFNTSSTQTGVVTNEFGLRKLSNEHRPAENVSAAPTLGVTMRNTIDEKFNANVTGCKLFGFSLTGETPKSQVSGKRSCTK, from the exons ATGGAAATTGATCTGAACTATGCAGTGACTGAGGTGGAGAAGAATGCATATTGTAATGGGGACTGTGGCAAGGGTGGTTGTGTCTGTTGTTTGTCCtcttcaacttcttcatgttCCTCAATTTCGTTTACAGCACCCGTGTCCTCTTCAATTTATCTGGAGCTCTGGCATGCTTGTGCTGGACCTCTCACCTCTCTGCCCAAGAAAGGAAATGTGGTTGTCTACTTCCCTCAAGGTCACTTAGAACAGGCTGCCTCAGCCTCTCCTTTCTCACCCATGGAGATGCCAACCTTTGATCTTCAACCACAGATCTTCTGCAGGGTTGTAAATGTCCAACTACTT GCTAACAGGGAGAATGACGAGGTCTATACACAAGTTACTTTGCTCCCTCGGCCAGAG TTGGTGGGAAAAAACTTAAATGGAAAAGAGCTTCGAGAGTTGGGGGTGGATGAGGATGGAGCTGGAGGATCACCTACAAAGTCTACTGCTCACATGTTCTGCAAAACCCTTACCGCTTCTGATACCAGCACCCACGGGGGGTTTTCCGTTCCTCGTAGAGCTGCTGAAGACTGTTTTCCTGCTCTG GATTACAAGCAGCAGAGGCCCTCTCAAGAGCTTGTTGCTAAAGACCTGCACGGGGTGGAGTGGCGGTTTCGACATATTTATAGAG GTCAGCCAAGGCGGCATCTGCTCACTACAGGATGGAGTATTTTTGTAAGCCAAAAGAATCTTGTTTCGGGGGATGCGGTTCTCTTTTTAAG GGGTGAAAATGGAGAGCTGAGGTTGGGAATTAGAAGAGCTGCACGGCCTCGAAATGGTCTTCCTGATTCAATTGTTGGAAATGAGAATTCTCTCTCAAAAGTGCTTTCTCGAGTAGCCAATGCAATATCCACAAAGAGCATGTTTCATGTTTTCTACAGTCCAAG GGCAACTCATGCAGAGTTTGTAATATCCTACCAAAAGTATGTCAAAAGCATCACCAATCCAGGGACAATTGGGACAAGATTCAAAATGAGATTTGAAATGGATGACTCGCCTGAAAGAAG GTGTAGTGGTGTCGTCACTGGAATGAGTGACTTGGATTCCTACAGATGGCCCAACTCCAGATGGAGATGTTTGATG GTCAGATGGGATGAAGATATTGCAAGTGGTCATCAAGATCGAGTTTCCCCGTGGGAAATTGATCCTTCTGTATCTCTCCCACCCTTGAGCATTCAGTCATCCCCACGGCTTAAAAAACTGAGGACAAGTCTGCAGGAAACTGCACCTGCCAACCCTGTCACTG CAGGTGGGGGTGGGTTTTTGGACTTTGAGGAGTCTGTAAGATCCCCTAAGGTCTTGCAAGGTCAAGAAAATGTAGGTTTCGTATCACCCTTCTATGGATGTGATACTGTAAACCGCCCCTTGGATTTTGAGACGCATTCTCCTGTGTATCAAAATCGAGTATCAACTGCTATAGGAAAGTCACATATTGGAGAGTTTTTGAAGGCTCATCCTGCCACTTTTACAGGCTTTGCGGAATCTGACAGATTTCCAAAGGTCTTGCAAGGTCAAGAAATATGCCCATTGAGATCATTGACAAGAAAATCCGAATTCAATTTAGATGCTTGGGGAAAACTGAATCCtggttgcaattctttcaatcTGTATCAAGAACCAAAACCTAATTTCTACCCCCTGCAAACAGAGAGCCTTCCAAGCATATATTTTCCTTATAATGACATCTACCAAGTCGGTCAAAATCCCAGAACACGATCTTATGCAACTAATTTACCAAGAGAAAATGTCTCCTTCAACACATCTTCCACTCAGACAGGGGTCGTGACGAATGAATTTGGGCTGCGAAAGCTATCAAATGAGCATAGGCCAGCAGAAAATGTGTCTGCTGCCCCTACTTTAGGGGTAACTATGAGGAATACAATAGATGAGAAGTTTAATGCGAATGTCACTGGCTGTAAACTTTTTGGGTTTTCCTTGACGGGAGAAACTCCAAAGTCACAAGTTTCTGGTAAGAGGAGTTGTACTAAG TGA